A stretch of DNA from Methylobacterium sp. CB376:
CCTCCTTCTCGCGCCGCGCGGCCGCGAGGGCGCGCCGCAGGTGGCGGATCTCCTCGTGCAGGTAGCCGGCATCGACCGCCATCTCGACGCAGTGGTCCTGGGCCTCGGCGAGTTGCCGGCGCAGGTCGGCCAGGTCGGCGACGAGTTCCAGGAGCACCAGGGTGGGATCGGGCATCGCGACCTCCGCGCAACGGCATCACGGGCCGGGACGGGCCCGGCACCGCCCGGCATCCGCGCCGTCCGCCTAACGGAGTCTTACCGAAACCCGCGGTATCGGGCCGGGCGCGGCAACGCCTTCGCAAGCGCCCCGCACGCGCTGTGGACGGCGCGGGCGCGCCGCTCAGCGGGTCCGCGCCTCGCCCTCCGGCTCGTCCCCCAGGGCGATCCGCGCGAGGCCCGAGAGCGGGTCGACGAGGGTGAGGTGGTCGTGGACGACGCGCACCCCGGGCACGCCCTCGGCGGCGGCGCGGATCGCCGGCCGCTGGCGCTCGTCGGTCAGCGCCCCGCGCAGGGTGACGGCGCCGTCCTCCACCGCGACGTCGATCAACTCCAGCGGGATCACGCCCGCATCCAGGCAGGCCGCCTCCACGTCGGTGCGGATCGCCGCGTCCTCCCGGGGCGGCGCCTCGCGGGCGGCCCGCAGGGCGTCGTGCAGGGCGCGCAGGAGATCCGCCCGGGTCACGATCCCGACGAGCCGCCCGTCCTCGACGATCGGCACGCGCCGGATGCGCCGGCGCGCCATCAGCCCGACGATGTCGTCGAGGGGCGTCTCGGGCGAGGCGGTGACGACCTCGCGGGTCATCGCGTCGCCCACCCGGTGCCCGCATTCCCGGGCATAGGCGGCGGCCAGCCGGCCCGGGCTGAGCAGGTAGCGGATCCAGGCGGGATGCGGGCGCGCGGTGCCGATCTCCCGGCGCGCCACCAGGTCGCCCTCGGTCACGATGCCGACGAGGCGGCCCGCCGCGTCGAGGATCGGCAGGCCGCTGATCCGCTTCTCCAGCATCAGGGCGGCCGCCAGTTCGAGCGAGAGGTCGGCCCGCCCGCACGTCACCTGCGTGGTCATGATCTCGCGCGCGCGCATCCGTATCCTCCCGCTTCCCTCGCCGTGTCCCCCGCCCGCGGGGATCCTCGGGACCGAGATTAGGCGCGGCCCGCGTCCGGCGGCCTGATCCAGATCAGGCCGCCCTCCGGAACGGACCGGCTTTGCGCGGGATCAAGGCCCGGACGAGGGGAGGGGGCATCCTCGTCCGGCGGCCGGGGAGGTCCGGCCGCCCCGTGCCCGGAGATCTCGCCGCCATGCTCGACGCCCTCAGGAGCCTCCTCGTCGGGATCACCGAGGGGGCCGGCGTGCAGACCCCCTCGGCGGCCCTCGCCTACGGCCTGTCCCTGGCCCGGGAGGCCGGGGCGCACCTGACCGTGCAGGCGATGACGGTCGAGATCGTCGTGCCGAATGCCTGGATCAGCGGCTTCGCGGCCGCCCTCGCCGAGACCGAGAACGCGCGCCTGCGCGGCCTCGCCTGGGCCGCCGCGGAGGCGGCCCGGGCCGAGGCGGCGGCGGCGGGCCTGCGCTGCACGGCCCGCGCCCAGGCGCTCGGCGCCGCCGACCTCTTCGCCCTGCTCGCCGCCCGGGCGCGCGTCAACGACCTCACGCTCCTCGATGCCGAGCCGAGCCTGCTCGCCACCCAGCGGGGCCTGATCGAGGACCTGATCCTCTACGGCGGCGGCCCGCTCCTGGTCGTCCCGCCCGGCTGGACGGAGTTCCGCGCCGCGCGGGCCGTGGTCGCCTGGGACGGCAGCGCCGCGGCCTCCCGCGCGCTGCGCGACGCGCTGCCCCTGCTGCGCCAGGCCCGTGACGTCCACGTCGTCACCGTGACGGCGCCGGGCCGGTCCGACGAGGCCGTGCCGGGCGCGGAGGTCGGCCCCTTCCTGGCGCGGCACGGCGTCGCCGCGACCCTGGTCGACCTGCCCGGGGAGGACGGCGTCGCCGGGACGCTGCGCCGGCACGCGGTCGAGGCGCGGGCCGACCTCCTGGTGATGGGCGGCTTCGTCCATGCCCGCCTGCGCGAGATGGTGCTCGGCGGCGTCACCGCCGCCCTGCTCACGGACTGCCCCGTGCCCCTGCTCCTCGCGCACTGATTGACCGCACCC
This window harbors:
- a CDS encoding CBS domain-containing protein, which translates into the protein MRAREIMTTQVTCGRADLSLELAAALMLEKRISGLPILDAAGRLVGIVTEGDLVARREIGTARPHPAWIRYLLSPGRLAAAYARECGHRVGDAMTREVVTASPETPLDDIVGLMARRRIRRVPIVEDGRLVGIVTRADLLRALHDALRAAREAPPREDAAIRTDVEAACLDAGVIPLELIDVAVEDGAVTLRGALTDERQRPAIRAAAEGVPGVRVVHDHLTLVDPLSGLARIALGDEPEGEARTR
- a CDS encoding universal stress protein; this translates as MLDALRSLLVGITEGAGVQTPSAALAYGLSLAREAGAHLTVQAMTVEIVVPNAWISGFAAALAETENARLRGLAWAAAEAARAEAAAAGLRCTARAQALGAADLFALLAARARVNDLTLLDAEPSLLATQRGLIEDLILYGGGPLLVVPPGWTEFRAARAVVAWDGSAAASRALRDALPLLRQARDVHVVTVTAPGRSDEAVPGAEVGPFLARHGVAATLVDLPGEDGVAGTLRRHAVEARADLLVMGGFVHARLREMVLGGVTAALLTDCPVPLLLAH